A part of Rhinoderma darwinii isolate aRhiDar2 chromosome 1, aRhiDar2.hap1, whole genome shotgun sequence genomic DNA contains:
- the LOC142651651 gene encoding olfactory receptor 6C3-like: MDICFINTVVPGMLKGFVHQGVHISLESCLAQSYIYFLVGTAEFLLFAVMSFDRYIAICHPLRYTMIMHRPMYLRLIAGVWLGSFLTIALPSVLLMKLKFCNNLIDNFFCDLSPLLKNSCTDTTMIELLSVAGACTLYISILVTLISYLKIVLEVLKIDSAKGRGKALSTCSSHAIVVTLIYSSCIFLYAKPALGQGGTFNKEVAILNTVVVPLLNPFIYTLRNQNVRLSLIDMLLIILYQKK; encoded by the coding sequence ATGGACATCTGTTTTATTAACACTGTTGTACCCGGTATGTTGAAGGGATTTGTACATCAAGGAGTTCACATTTCATTAGAATCTTGCCTCGCCCAATCCTATATTTACTTCTTGGTTGGGACTGCAGAATTCCTACTTTTTGCAGTAATGTCCTTTGACCGATATATAGCAATATGTCACCCTCTGCGCTACACTATGATTATGCACAGACCTATGTATCTTCGTCTTATAGCTGGAGTGTGGCTTGGATCTTTTTTAACCATTGCCTTGCCTTCTGTTTTACTAATGAAATTAAAGttttgtaataatttaattgacaATTTCTTTTGTGACTTAAGTCCTCTTCTTAAAAATTCTTGTACAGATACAACTATGATTGAATTGCTATCAGTTGCTGGTGCATGCACATTATATATTTCTATCCTTGTGACACTCATCTCATATCTTAAGATAGTTTTGGAAGTACTGAAAATTGATTCAGCTAAAGGAAGAGGAAAGGCTTTATCCACTTGTTCTTCACATGCTATTGTGGTGACTCTGATATATAGCAGCTGTATTTTCTTATATGCAAAGCCAGCACTTGGTCAGGGTGGTACATTTAATAAAGAAGTTGCCATCCTGAATACAGTGGTTGTTCCTTTGCTAAATCCATTTATCTACACATTAAGAAACCAGAATGTTAGACTATCACTCATTGATATGTTATTAATCATACTCTATCAAAAGAagtaa